CTAGTTTCTGTGGTTTGAGATATGTTCCTAGGTGGCAAGCTTGTCTTGAGATGCTGTTTGTCCTTTCTTTGAAATTTCTTCCATCCGTGTCACAGTTCAGTTTGGGTTTGGATGGGAAGAAACTGGAACCTGAGAGTAATGTTCTTCTTGCTTCCATTGAGAACATGCAGTATGCAGTTACCTTGGATGTCCTACACACGGTAACATCCCTCTTCAGTTGCTAAAAAGCTTTTGTACATTCTCTTGTGATCTGTCTTCTGAGTTGTTTTATTGCTTCCTCATTTTCCTTCATATGTCCTCAGGTTTTCTCAGCTTTCGGTCCTGTACTTAAGATTGCTATGTTTGATAAGAATGGAGGGGTTCAGGCTCTGATACAATATCCTGGTAAGATGAAGTGCAGTTAATTTGCCAGTAATTGTTCTTACCCTTGCAAATCGCAAGTCAGAACTTTCTTGCTCCAATGTTCTAAAAGCATTTGGCATAGTGACCAAACACTGTTCTCAGCTTCTTGACATTATATTATGTTGTGATTTATGCATGGCATTCTATAGTCAAGGAGGCTACTTCTTTCTAGTGAATATTTATTGGGTCATATACTTCCAGCTGTCCTTTTTTTCAACTTTGGTTTTCCTCTCAAGCGTCTCGTGTAAAAGAAAATAGTGGGTATATTAGtcaaaaaaatgttttcttttttgataaggaaatattttagattggtcaaaaaattattttcaatttcGTATACTCTGAAGAACAAGGTTTCCTCTTGTGAATTGGTGCTTGTACAAACTCAGAAGTAATGGATCTGAGTTGATTATTCTATACTAAGATGCTTGTGAGTTGAACTAAGCAATAGATTTGATGATTCTACAGATGTACGCACAGCTGTTGTTGCGAAGGGAGCTTTAGAAGGACATTCCATATATGAAGGTGGATATTGCAAGCTTCATGTCACTTACTCTCGACACACTGATCTTAGTATAAAGGTAAAAGCAACTTTGTGGAGAAAGCTTTATAAGCTTGAGATATTAATCTGTAAGGGGGACTCTGTGATTTAGTGTCAGCCATCTCTTTTTTGCTCATTGCTTATACTCCCATGCCTCCTtagccttttctttcttttccttttcccagTGAGGGCACAAGTCATTGTCTAAATTGAATGGATATCTTTACTGATTTCAGGTTAATAATGATCGCAGCAGAGATTACACAATCCCAAATACCCCTATGTTGAATTCTCAACCTTCAATCTTTGGGCAGCAGCCTCAGATAGGAGGTCCAGGTGTTCATCCATACGGTGGCCCTGCCCATTATGCTCCAGCTCCAGGTGTTGCTCCGCCTCAGCATTCTGCAGGCTGGAACTCTGCTGCCGCCACAGCAAATCCAGGAATGCCAATGCAGATGCATAGTCACCCTTACATGCCACCTGCTAGTGTGCCTCCTCAGATGGGCTCCGGGGTGATGCCAATGCATGGACAGAATGGCATACCTTATTCTACTGCAATGCCTCCTTATCATCAACAGTAGCACTAACGTGAAAAGGCTTTTCATACCAGGGTTCCTTAATTTTGTTGCAGAGAGATGTTAACCAAAATGTGACAAGTCTTTTGGTCCTAACTGCATATCTTGGTTCTTTTTGTCTGTCTTTAGCTCTTTTCTTTTGGGTCACTGAATGGTCCCGTTGCTGCTTTTAGGCACTACATTGTACAATATTCTTGGTCACCTTTCATCGCTATGAATTATATTATGGAGCAAAGGCTTTGATTTCATGCTTGTCTTGTGTGAAACTTATTAGCTCGTCTACTCTCTTTCCAATTCTTGTTAAGTTGAAGACAGCGTAAAACAAAGGACCATGAGTGCCAACAAATGCAACCTTATGGCGTTTGTTTCAAACTTGAGGAAACtcgttttttgaaattttcttttagttttgcaTAACATGTTTGTTTGATGTTGTTTTCATTTCTTTTGAAAGTTTTCAAACTCAGGTCTTCAAATTTTGCAACAGCTAAAAAGCAACGCATAAACTTCCCAAGAGAAGTGAATGTGAAACCAACGAAAGAAGTTTCAATCCTGAAAGATAGGCCACTTAAAAAGTAATGAACTTTGGTCCATGCTGAGCTAAATCTTAATTGGTACTTACACAGTAAATTCATATTTGGCTGAAAAAAATTGGGGTATGAAAATGACCAAACCGGCTGTTTATGTTAAGCCCTGGCCCCTGGGAGTTTGGGAACCGGTTCGGCTCCGTTGACATCCTCAAAATCTCAATGTAAGCtagtagtattttttttctttcaaaaaataagaGTGAAATAATAAAGGCCACAAGAAGAAGAGCGCCAATTTGATTGAGATAAGGTTTTTCTTGTTTGCTCCCTTGTTGTATAACATAACAAGAAGCAACCCAATCCTGTGGCTCTCTCTCAATCCCTTCAACTACTCTCTAATTCCTATAGTGAGAGCAAAAGGGAGAAGAGAAGTGCGTTACTCCTTCAAGAAACTAAAAAAACTCTTTTTTGCAGTAAAGAATCTTTGAATTGAGTTCAAGGCaaagtatcttttttttttccttcctttaAACCCTAATAAACATCTAATcgaagaaaacagaaaaaaagaAAGCCATGACTACTCTTCAAGCTTCTCTTATCTTCAAGCCTTTACCTTCTCCTCTTTTCCAATTTTCTTCTTCCAAACCCTTTTACTCCCTTCGTTTATCCACAACAACTGCGTTTACTTCTTTAAAGCCTCGTTTTTGCCGCCACAATTTACTGCTTCACTGTACATTGACTCCTGACAATGTCAATTCTGATTTTGCCTTATCCAATAATAATGACACTGAAATTGAACCCCGAGAATTCAATGAACCCTCCTCCTTTGGTGAGAGCAGTAGTTCAATTCAAGAAGCGGGTAATGTTGTGGAATCTGAggtattggtggaggagaatgaggaaATGAAGAGGAAGTTGCCTATAGTGGTTTTCTTGATGGGTTTATTTGCTAAGGTCAAGAATGGGTTTGAGAAGATTTTGCTTTCTGATTGGTTTAGTTGGTGGCCCTTTTGGCAGCAAGAGAAGCGTCTCGACAGACTGATTGCTGATGCTGATGCTAATCCTAAGGACGCAGCTATGCAGAGTGCTTTGCTGGTTGAACTCAACAAGCACAGGTATAGCTTTACACTCTATCTTAATTCTCAAATAATATTTAGTCTTTTATCTTAGTTACATAATGTACAAGAGGTAGGATACTAGTAAagattctttaaaaaaaaaaaaggaatattgTGATGCTCATTACTGATAATAATACTATGTTTTAGCAATATTTGCCCGTCTTTCAAGATAAATATTTAGAAAGATGTTTAATTGGTCATTATCCTCGTGGATGCTTTTTATTGGTGTGTCTAATTACAATtctttcctattttcataacGAACTAAGAGAATCATATATGAGGTGCCTATTAAAACAAGAATGGAGCTTGTGAGTTCCTGTGAATAATAGTACTTGAGTATTTCACCTGATCAGTTCGGgttatttttgtttcattttttaggTTTGATAGTGTATAAGTTGCCTTATTTTTAGAGAATATTCACTGTTCTCTTTATCGTTTCAACCTTAGCCCTGAGTCTGTCATTCGGCGCTTTGAGCAGAGAGCACATGCTGTAGACAGTAGAGGAGTTGCAGAATATTTACGAGCTCTTGTGACGACAAATGTTATTTCCGAATATCTACCTGATGAGCAATCCGGAAAGCCTTCTAGTCTTCCTTCACTGGTAATTGTTTGATCATAATACCTTTGAAGTTTTTTGTGTCTATTGGCAAATGCCACCTGTGTggtaatatatcattttagtgtTTGGCACTAAGTAGTGAATGTTCTGGATTCCTGATTATCCCAGTCAGTCTCAGTTCATTCTATCTCCACAATGACACCTAAGTGCTTCTGTTTTTTGGAGTGAAGGAAATCATTTTGAACTCTAGATATTCTGGTCACTCCTGTAATTTATAATGTTCTTGTCTCTTGATTTGGTGTTACTTTTTGATGATTAATGGAATCAAAATGTAGTTGCAAGAGTTGAAGCAGCGGGCGTCAGGGAACATGGATGAGCCGTTTCTCAATCCTGGCATTTCCGAGAAGCAGCCATTGCATGTTGTGATGGTAAGATACGATGAGCCCTGCAGTTTTTGTTGACACAAGGAGTCTAATGTTCATCTGAAGCATCATATCTAAACCTATGAGTCATCACTAACAGTTAAATATGAATTTTGTTTACGGCTCTTCGTGCTTCCGCTGATTTTGCTTATAATTACTTTATCCATTTGTTGGGTCATTCTATTGCATGCATGTGGTTGTTTAACCCAAAATTTCGTTATTCACATATAGGTTGATCCTAAAGTTTCAAACAGATCATCACGTTTTGCGCAAGAGTTTCTCTCAACTATCATATTCACTATTGCCATTGGCTTGGTCTGGTAAGCTAATCTTCTTGAATTTACTATTCCTCATGTACAAGTGAGGCCTAGTAATGTCTCTAGATATACTCTTGCCCTTTTTTCTAGATTTTCTGGGagtttgtttgtttttgtgtgTGTAGGGTGAGAGGGGAAGGGGGTACACTGCTTGTTTTTTATGTGATTCCTGTCTTGCTCGTTAGCATATTAGCTGATTGTCCCTGACCTTATCTTAGTTTTCACTCACTTTCCTTGCTTTAGGTAACTTCTCCTGTCTTCGGTTGGTAGATGTTTAGTCTTCTTTATTTTTGCTAAGAAAAGAGCACATTCATTTTTTCAGGATAATGGGTGCTACTGCACTTCAGAAATACATTGGTGGCCTAGGTGGGATAGGAGCTTCAGGTGTTGGTTCAAGCTCATCCTATGCCCCGAAAGAGTTGAATAAAGAAATAATGCCTGAGAAGGTATGTTTTTTTTCTGGAGATGTTACATGAAGGTTATGTCTTCTGCACCAATCTTCTGATGTACTATGCTAATTAAAGGGATTGGAAGCTAAGTTTCATTTATTTTGCTCCTTAATTCCTGTCATAGTGTGaaattcatcaaaaaaaaaaaaaaaattcctgtCATAGTGTGAAATGTCTAGTTTGTTTGGCTTCCTCGTCTTGTCGTTAGAAAAAAGAACTCTTGTCCCTGGGAATTTCGTTCagaaatttaggagtttgaaaatttggaggattgaggCGTCTCATTTGTAATTTTCTATGTTCTTGCGCTATCAAATCTCCACTATGATCAATAAAGAGTAATCTGGAAAACGGAACAGCTTCAAGTATCTATTTTATCCCAGGCTATTCCTACATAACTTACTTtcatatcaacaacaacaacacccagtattatcccacatcgtggggtctgggagggtttgtgtgtacgcagaccttacccctaccttgtgaaggtggataggctgtttccaatagacccttaGCTCAGAAaaacataagcaccacattaattaAAAAGATAGACAATGAGGGAAAACACCAAAAAGCCATGTAAAATTAGCATAGAAACAACACGATAATAAGAtgatcaaaatgaaagaaaacgaCGGGTATTCATagaaacctactaccaacagaatgCGAGAGTGCGTACTAATCCTATTGGTATGAACAATCTACCACCTATCCTACTACCCTAATTTTCGACCCCCACACCTtcttatcaagggtcatgtcctcggtcagctgaagctgcgtcatgtcttgcctaatcacctctccccacttcttcttcggcctacctctacctctccgtaagCCTTCCAATGTCAAcatctcacacctcctcaccgggacATCTGTGCTCCTCtttttcaattttatattttattaacaTAAATGTTGATGCCTCATTGGTCTTGGTTGTttggttttctcttgatcttccagcTGTTCAGGAATAACTCATTGAGTGTCCGCTCTCTCGTTAACTAGTAACAACTTTTAAGAGTCATACATCATTCTCTTTTTGTGTATTAAGGCTCAATCATGTATAAGTGCTGCTTCTTATTCTTGAGGCTCACTGGTTTGTATGTTTTCGATAAACAAATAGTCCGTGTTGGAATATTTACTTAGCTGAGCTGTAGATTAACATGGTAGTGATTGAGAAAGATGTTGGGTGGACTTGAACTACCACGCTTATGCTATAGTGCTAGTTAATACTAGAGATTCAGTTTTTCCTTCTGGGAATTGCCCAATAGGGATTGGGAAAAGTATGAATTCTCTTATTTATGTATCTTGGATACTTGCATCAGTTTTTGTTTATCCATTTTTCTTTTGGACGCAGAATGTCA
This DNA window, taken from Nicotiana tabacum cultivar K326 chromosome 4, ASM71507v2, whole genome shotgun sequence, encodes the following:
- the LOC107804511 gene encoding polypyrimidine tract-binding protein homolog 2 isoform X4, giving the protein MCCWLQLRGMMPALSVLMFYIWPVSRIYLQWQLIASGERANVFSAFGFVHKITTFEKTAGFQALVQFSDAETATSAKDALDGRSIPSYLIPELGPCTLKITYSAHTDLSVKFQSHRSRDYTNPHLPIAPSAIDASGQFSLGLDGKKLEPESNVLLASIENMQYAVTLDVLHTVFSAFGPVLKIAMFDKNGGVQALIQYPDVRTAVVAKGALEGHSIYEGGYCKLHVTYSRHTDLSIKVNNDRSRDYTIPNTPMLNSQPSIFGQQPQIGGPGVHPYGGPAHYAPAPGVAPPQHSAGWNSAAATANPGMPMQMHSHPYMPPASVPPQMGSGVMPMHGQNGIPYSTAMPPYHQQ
- the LOC107804511 gene encoding polypyrimidine tract-binding protein homolog 2 isoform X2, whose translation is MISYYASSSEPAQVRGKTVYLQYSNRQEIVNNKTTADVAGNVLLVTIEGNDARLVSIDVLHLVFSAFGFVHKITTFEKTAGFQALVQFSDAETATSAKDALDGRSIPSYLIPELGPCTLKITYSAHTDLSVKFQSHRSRDYTNPHLPIAPSAIDASGQFSLGLDGKKLEPESNVLLASIENMQYAVTLDVLHTVFSAFGPVLKIAMFDKNGGVQALIQYPDVRTAVVAKGALEGHSIYEGGYCKLHVTYSRHTDLSIKVNNDRSRDYTIPNTPMLNSQPSIFGQQPQIGGPGVHPYGGPAHYAPAPGVAPPQHSAGWNSAAATANPGMPMQMHSHPYMPPASVPPQMGSGVMPMHGQNGIPYSTAMPPYHQQ
- the LOC107804511 gene encoding polypyrimidine tract-binding protein homolog 2 isoform X3, producing MCCWLQLRGMMPALSVLMFYICRPVSRIYLQWQLIASGERANVFSAFGFVHKITTFEKTAGFQALVQFSDAETATSAKDALDGRSIPSYLIPELGPCTLKITYSAHTDLSVKFQSHRSRDYTNPHLPIAPSAIDASGQFSLGLDGKKLEPESNVLLASIENMQYAVTLDVLHTVFSAFGPVLKIAMFDKNGGVQALIQYPDVRTAVVAKGALEGHSIYEGGYCKLHVTYSRHTDLSIKVNNDRSRDYTIPNTPMLNSQPSIFGQQPQIGGPGVHPYGGPAHYAPAPGVAPPQHSAGWNSAAATANPGMPMQMHSHPYMPPASVPPQMGSGVMPMHGQNGIPYSTAMPPYHQQ